One part of the Arabidopsis thaliana chromosome 1 sequence genome encodes these proteins:
- the GLE1 gene encoding nucleoporin GLE1-like protein (FUNCTIONS IN: molecular_function unknown; INVOLVED IN: embryo development ending in seed dormancy; LOCATED IN: nuclear pore; EXPRESSED IN: 24 plant structures; EXPRESSED DURING: 14 growth stages; CONTAINS InterPro DOMAIN/s: GLE1-like (InterPro:IPR012476); BEST Arabidopsis thaliana protein match is: unknown protein (TAIR:AT4G05523.1); Has 36705 Blast hits to 24548 proteins in 2114 species: Archae - 242; Bacteria - 8583; Metazoa - 12421; Fungi - 3107; Plants - 1525; Viruses - 221; Other Eukaryotes - 10606 (source: NCBI BLink).): MGIVLEPPCPKSVDGISIDPEPNWNFESLVAEIASVEKKLNGFSMYPQPITNTTLRMGRRGGGFVMHVSEDEMESDEGEESDDEEEEEDHSQICTAGKRFACDELYLSDESDEEFDHEPEYMMNKLGLAESALYEVINDHQTEIKDDIRNQVSVVETEIMNEIETSLSAIARVEKYSETRKEVERKLDLQYQRKVAEALDTHLTAVQREHKIKSQIEERKIRSEEAQEEARRKERAHQEEKIRQEKARAEAQMLAKIRAEEEKKEVERKAAREVAEKEVADRKAAEQKLAEQKAVIESVTGSSATSNAQAGGNSIRAAESALILENHRLKKLEELETTNQSLKSRSNENFSSFEKHIGRVIRQISGTKDSVSGKINDIVKIFKDPRCPVSISIAAFAKKMVTTKEKPNPFACSYVIVYINSQFPQVMDILLAEFHKACIYTVPKHIVNSQSAWDSDAYERLDSIMRLYGALVQTDIRVGNATNVHGIEHGWAWLARFLNKIPANRATATALNSFLQTAGFGLHQRYKSQFLKVVNVVREHFLQKLRAKKDTSDLLVIIAEITAYLDDRMYLKEPEGRAMKTTSTLSSELTAELNQPNYNQNYQRNDYRNYY; this comes from the exons AT gGGGATTGTTTTGGAACCTCCTTGTCCTAAAAGTGTTGATGGGATTAGCATTGATCCTGAGCCTAATTGGAATTTCGAGAGTTTGGTCGCTGAGATTGCTTCTGTTGAAAAGAAGCTCAATGGCTTCTCAATGTATCCTCAGCCAATTACTAACACAACCTTacg GATGGGAAGGAGAGGTGGAGGATTTGTAATGCATGTCTCAGAAGATGAGATGGAGAGTGACGAAGGTgaagagagtgatgatgaggaagaagaagaagatcatagTCAAATCTGTACAGCGGGAAAACGTTTTGCCTGTGATGAGCTTTACTTGAG TGATGAATCTGATGAAGAGTTTGATCATGAACCTGAGTATATGATGAATAAGTTGGGTCTGGCTGAGAGTGCCCTATATGAGGTTATCAACGACCACCAAACCGAAATCAAG GACGACATTAGGAATCAAGTATCAGTTGTTGAAACAGAAATAATGAATGAGATTGAAACGTCTCTCTCTGCCATAGCCCGGGTTGAAAAGTACAGTGAGACTCGGAAAGAAGTTGAACGGAAACTTGATCTTCAATATCAGCGAAAAGT TGCTGAAGCACTTGATACCCATCTGACTGCAGTCCAACGCgaacataaaattaaatcgcaaatagaagaaagaaagataaggaGCGAGGAAGCTCAGGAGGAGGCCAGGAGGAAGGAAAGGGCTcatcaagaagagaaaatacgTCAAGAAAAAGCTCGCGCAGAGGCTCAAATGCTAGCAAAAATcagagctgaagaagaaaagaaagaagttgagAGAAAGGCAGCCAGAGAAGTAGCTGAAAAAGAAGTAGCAGATCGCAAAGCTGCCGAACAAAAACTTGCGGAACAGAAGGCTGTGATAGAGAGTGTTACGGGGAGTTCAGCTACATCAAATGCTCAAGCTGGGG GTAATTCAATCCGAGCTGCAGAAAGTGCTTTGATATTGGAGAACCACAGATTGAAAAAGCTCGAAGAACTAGAAACAACGAACCAATCGCTTAAGTCACGTTCAAATGAA AACTTTAGCAGTTTTGAGAAGCATATTGGAAGAGTGATAAGGCAAATAAGTGGGACAAAGGATAGTGTAAG TGGGAAAATCAATGATAttgtgaaaatatttaaagaccCTCGTTGTCCGGTATCCATAAGTATTGCAGCTTTTGCAAAGAAG ATGGTCACCACTAAGGAAAAACCAAACCCTTTTGCATGCAGCTATGTCATTGTTTACATCAACTCACAG TTTCCCCAAGTTATGGATATTCTTCTCGCGGAATTCCACAAAGCTTGCATTTACACTGTCCCAAAGCATATTGTAAACTCACAG TCAGCTTGGGATTCAGACGCATATGAACGCCTAGATTCTATAATGAGGCTCTACGGTGCACTTGTTCAG ACCGATATCCGCGTTGGCAATGCTACTAACGTTCATGGGATAGAACATGGATGGGCTTGGTTAGCCCGGTTCCTTAACAAAATCCCAGCCAACAGAGCCACTGCGACAGCCTTGAACTCCTTTCTCCAG ACGGCTGGGTTTGGTCTTCATCAGAGGTACAAATCTCAGTTTCTGAAGGTTGTGAATGTTGTGAGAGAGCATTTCTTGCAGAAATTGCGGGCGAAGAAGGACACGTCGGATCTACTTGTGATCATAGCCGAAATCACAGCGTACTTAGATGACCGGATGTATCTCAAGGAACCTGAAGGAAGAGCTATGAAGACGACTAGTACCTTGTCCTCTGAACTTACTGCTGAATTAAATCAGCCGAACTACAATCAGAATTACCAGAGGAATGATTACAGAAACTACTATTGA